Sequence from the Triplophysa rosa linkage group LG22, Trosa_1v2, whole genome shotgun sequence genome:
AGGCTCACGTCTAGGgtaaatttatatttatgatATCGGTGTGTTGAACATAGTTTTTACAAAGTTGTTCTTTGTCTGTTCAAGTTGCCAAGCTGCAAAGCATGCAttactgtatttattaaaagttgtattttattaaattggtTTTTGTATAAAGTGGGAAAGGTAGACGTTATGCAGAGTGTCTTTGTCACTAGTGCATGCCAAGACAGATTGCACATTGTAAAGCCTTTGTGGGAAAGTGTCAGTTCCCCCCCatcatgtataaatatttaaagctTGTCAAGTAAAGTTGTGCTTTACATTTGTCAGTTGCTGGATTCGCAGTCATTTGTGACAAAACTACCACCAGGCATTTCAGTCATTGTTAACTACCCATAAGTCCATCACAGAGCCTAAAATTTACACAGACACTTGTACTATGCTGCAATACTTTATTCGAGTTTTATtaaatttacacatttattagaatacaaaaatacatcccACCAAATACATCCTTGGGCCACATATACAGATTCTAAAATCCATCAGATAGTGCTGAACAATCAGACTATGTACTTGAAGCTGTAGATCGTGTCACAGGAAAGGCCTTTGCCCTTACAGCGGCCACACAGATCCTGGCGGTGAGGACGACGCATGTCAATGTGCCTCTGCTTCTTGTCACAGATGCAGCGCGTCTTGCAACAAACCTGGCAAGATGAATCACAGAATAAGAGCAAACGATAAAGTGtacaaaattattaaaacacaTACCTGGCACTGAATGGATTCCACCCTGTATGGGTTCAGCCCGGCCTGGCACTTTCTGCAGTGTTGCTTGAAATACACCTGTATGAAATGTCATTCAGATGTGTCAAGAAACATTGAAAATTAACGTAGttaaacctaaaaataaaactttattgttGCCTTAAAAACGTAACCTTTGCCTCAGTTTAAAGCCTAAAACTGAAagactaaaaaaatctaatgacGTCATCTGGCACTTCCCGCTAAATCGTACCAGATCGCCTAATAATTTGTTACAAGTTTACTTTTGCGACTCGGCTTGAGAAGACAGAATTCTTTGTAGTTGCTGTATAGCAGattggtttaaaaaaacatttaaccagGAAAAGTTACGGATGGCAACATAAAgggaaaatgtttaatgttcccTCAATTGTATgtcactttggatgaaagcgtctgttaaatgaaaaagatATAAATAAAACGGGGTACCATTTTAGAATATTTACCTTGGAGGTTCCCGAGATGCACCACACGAAAGCACTTTCCCACCGAATATTGCACTTACTACAGTGATAAAATCCATATTTCTGCTCCAGAAACTAAACAGGATTGAACTTCATTAGAATTCAAACAACTCACCTGATGTACAAATCATTTACCTTGAAAATAGTGTCTTAATTACTTTCCCACAGATTCATGTTTACCGTGGTATTTCGATGTAATAATGGTACCTTTGCCAACCAACCTGAAAGTTTGAGCGCTTATTTCGCGGAACCACTGCCTTCTCCTGTCGCGCTTCATAGTGAATTATTTCATCTCGTTTGCACTTCTCATCGTCCGTTTCGCCATCCGCCTTTCGGCTCATATTCTCATCTTCACATTCCTCCTCCCCACCGTCGTCCTTACCTTCACAAGTAGTCGTGGATAAGGAGAAGATCCTCCGGTCGAAGACGGGAGAGTAGATGGCGACGGGTCGTGAAAAGCGCACGGAGTTGACGGGAGTGCTGGGCAGCGTGTCTTTGATAGGGCTGGCAGACGGCTTCCGCGGAGACCCCCATTTATCCCCGCAATAAAACAGAGTTTTGGGTCCGAGAGAGCACTGCACGGTGACATCTACCTTGGGGTTTACCTGGACACCAAACTCTCTGGTGTTGGCCTTGCGGAGCCGCGGGGTCAGGTTAGGGTTCACCTGAGATAATATCGCTTTTAACTGCGCACGCTTATATACGTCGAAATAATCCGGGGCATCTGGCGCCACGTAAACATTGTTCCCCTTTCTGTTCCAGTTTTGGTGCTTAAATTTTGGATTGCCGGGGTAGAAGGGAAAATAGCCAGGATACCCACAGTTGTAAGGTGGAATGCAAAACTCCTCCATTGTCGTAAGATCACTGATAGAGCAGCAGGTGAATATTTATCACAGTTCTGGCACGAGATAATTAGTGACTGATCAGGTGTGGGCGTGGTTCCGGTGTTGCCCCACCCCGCCCATAGcggagccattgagagagagagttctgccaactccgttgactccaatggaacagttttttcacagcaatggaggctATCAATAGTTcacggaagttactagtaacgcatggagctgcgactaaacagaccaactgaggtaaacttctaacccctttaaagacgaaagccattgcACAAGTGATTCTTTAATCGTTTTAGTGATTGGTTTTCACTGCTGTTCTCAGCTTGTTTGGTTTGTGTATCCTATAAGAATATGTCgtgaaaaaagtttttattataGCTATTAATTGTCAGTAATCACAATTACAATATGAAGGGCAATAATCAAcattaatgttgttgttttgtaatTTCTCATTCTGTAATAAGGGTTGTTTTATGTCAACTGATATGCTGCTCTGCCTCTGAGTCACCTCAGTTTCAAGACACTTCTGATgctggtttgtttttgtgtagatAAAAAGAGAACTTTCAAATATAGTTAAAATcatatatgtttgtttg
This genomic interval carries:
- the zar1l gene encoding ZAR1-like protein, producing the protein MEEFCIPPYNCGYPGYFPFYPGNPKFKHQNWNRKGNNVYVAPDAPDYFDVYKRAQLKAILSQVNPNLTPRLRKANTREFGVQVNPKVDVTVQCSLGPKTLFYCGDKWGSPRKPSASPIKDTLPSTPVNSVRFSRPVAIYSPVFDRRIFSLSTTTCEGKDDGGEEECEDENMSRKADGETDDEKCKRDEIIHYEARQEKAVVPRNKRSNFQFLEQKYGFYHCSKCNIRWESAFVWCISGTSKVYFKQHCRKCQAGLNPYRVESIQCQVCCKTRCICDKKQRHIDMRRPHRQDLCGRCKGKGLSCDTIYSFKYIV